A genome region from Panicum virgatum strain AP13 chromosome 4K, P.virgatum_v5, whole genome shotgun sequence includes the following:
- the LOC120704402 gene encoding L-arabinokinase-like isoform X2, which yields MASAGGADPSPPPRPLVFAFYLTGHGFGHATRAVEVVRHLVAAGHEVHVATAVPEFVFTAEVRSPRLRIRRVLLDCGAVQADALTVDPLATLEKYRETAVVPRESILRAESEWLSSIKADLVVSDVVPVVCRAAADMGVRSVCIANFSWDFIYAEYIMEAGYHDRSIVWQIAEDYAHCDILLRLPGYGPMPAFRNVIDVPLVVRGLRKSRSEVRKELGLEENAKVLVFNFGGQPAGWKLKQEWLPDGWICLVCGASNSQDVPPNFIKLAKDAYTPDVLAASDCMLGKIGYGAASEVLAYKLPLVFVRRDYFNEEPFLRNLLEHYQNSIEMIRSDFLTGHWKPYLLRALTLRPCYNGPINGGEVVAQILQDTAIGKECISDKFSGARRLQDAIVSGYQRQRAPGRDVRIPDWYSLSETETGAGPTSKNVAINETAASCFEDFEILHGDLQGLTDTMDFLKSLSELNRNILESSEKQYQERTAASVLFDWEKEIYIARAPGRLDVMGGIADYSGSLVLQMPLREACHVALQRNHPTKQNLWKHTRARQLENAGLAPVIQIVSFGSELSNRAPTFDMGLSDFMDGEKPISYEKAREFFCQNPSQKWAAYVAGTILVLMTELGVQFTDSISILVSSAVPEGKGVSSSASVEVATMSAIASAYGLNINPRDLALLCQKVENHVVGAPCGVMDQMASACGEANKLLAMVCQPAEVKELVSIPTHMRFWGLDSGIRHSVGGGDYGSVRVGTYMGRKMIKCAASDLVSESLASEAPVESGCHKENATGLLKSEAALEYLCNIPPHRYEAAYAKDIPEAISGDAFLEKYGDHNDTVTVIDPKRSYSVKAPTRHPIYENFRVETFKTLLAAGSTDEQLSALGELMYQCHNSYSACGLGSDGTDRLVNLVQEMQHRTISKGGSPSLFGAKITGGGSGGTICVIGKNCSRSSEEIVEIQQRYKAATGYLPILFDGLSPGAAKFGYLKIRWRHS from the exons ATGGCATCCGCCGGTGGCGCCgacccctccccgccgccgcgaccccTGGTCTTCGCCTTCTATCTCACTGGCCACGGCTTTGGCCACGCCACCCGCGCCGTCGAG GTGGTGCGGCACCTGGTCGCGGCGGGGCACGAGGTGCACGTGGCGACGGCCGTGCCGGAGTTCGTCTTCACCGCCGAGGTGCGGTCCCCGCGCCTCCGCATCCGCAGGGTCCTGCTCGACTGCGGCGCCGTCCAGGCCGACGCGCTCACCGTCGACCCCCTCGCTACCCTGGAGAAG TATCGTGAGACGGCCGTGGTGCCCCGCGAGTCGATCCTGAGGGCCGAGTCCGAGTGGCTGAGCTCCATCAAGGCGGACCTAGTG GTCTCGGATGTTGTTCCTGTGGTGTGCAGGGCGGCTGCAGATATGGGCGTCCGCTCTGTATGCATTGCGAATTTTAG TTGGGACTTCATATATGCTGAATACATCATGGAGGCTGGATATCATGACCGTTCTATTGTTTGGCAG ATAGCAGAGGATTATGCCCATTGTGACATCTTACTTCGATTACCTGGATATGGCCCAA TGCCGGCTTTCCGCAATGTCATTGATGTGCCTCTCGTCGTAAGAGGATTGCGCAAATCTAGATCCGAG GTGAGGAAGGAACTTGGACTTGAGGAGAATGCTAAGGTGCTCGTTTTTAATTTTGGGGGACAG CCAGCAGGATGGAAACTGAAGCAAGAATGGCTCCCTGATGGCTGGATCTGTTTG GTATGTGGTGCCTCTAATTCTCAAGATGTTCCACCGAACTTCATTAAGCTTGCGAAAGATGCATACACACCTGATGTTCTAGCAGCATCTGACTGCATGCTTG GAAAAATTGGATATGGAGCTGCAAGTGAGGTCTTGGCCTATAAGCTGCCACTTGTGTTTGTTCGCAGAGATTACTTTAACGAAGAGCCATTTTTGCGAAATTTGCTTGAG CACTACCAAAACAGCATTGAGATGATCAGAAGTGATTTTCTTACTGGACACTGGAAACCTTACTTGCTTCGTGCTCTCACACTTCGACCATGCTACAATGGCCCGATAAATGGTGGCgag GTGGTTGCCCAGATCCTCCAGGACACTGCTATAGGAAAGGAATGTATTTCTGATAAA TTTAGTGGTGCAAGAAGACTGCAAGATGCCATAGTGTCAGGGTACCAACGTCAAAGGGCTCCTGGGAGAGATGTACGCATTCCTGACTGGTACTCTCTATCTGAGACAGAAACTGGTGCTGGTCCGACCTCAAAAAATGTTGCAATAAATGAAACTGCAGCGTC ATGTTTTGAAGACTTTGAGATACTCCACGGGGACCTGCAAGGATTAACAGATACAATGGACTTCTTGAAGAGCTTATCTGAACTTAACAGAAATATTTTGGAGAGCTCTGAGAAGCAATACCAAGAGAGAACTGCTGCATCTGTTCTCTTTGACTGGGAG AAGGAAATATATATAGCAAGGGCGCCTGGACGTTTAGATGTCATGGGTGGCATTGCTGATTATTCGGGGAGCCTTGTTCTGCAG ATGCCCCTTCGGGAAGCCTGCCATGTTGCTCTTCAGAGAAACCACCCGACCAAGCAGAACCTTTGGAAACACACACGAGCAAGGCAGCTGGAGAATGCAGGCCTGGCACCTGTGATACAGATT GTATCATTTGGTTCTGAGCTAAGTAACCGTGCCCCAACTTTCGATATGGGCCTGTCAGATTTTATGGATGGTGAAAAACCAATATCCTATGAGAAAGCCAGAGAGTTTTTCTGTCAGAATCCATCCCAAAA ATGGGCTGCCTATGTTGCTGGAACAATTCTAGTTTTGATGACTGAGCTTGGTGTCCAGTTCACTGACAGCATTAGCATTCTG GTTTCATCTGCTGTACCGGAAGGCAAAGGTGTTTCTTCTTCTGCATCAGTGGAGGTTGCTACAATGTCTGCTATTGCCTCTGCCTATG GTTTAAACATCAACCCTAGGgatcttgctttactttgtcAGAAG gttgAGAATCATGTTGTTGGAGCTCCTTGTGGGGTAATGGATCAAATGGCATCCGCATGTGGAGAAGCTAACAAACTCCTTGCCATGGTTTGCCAG CCTGCAGAAGTGAAGGAATTGGTTAGCATACCAACTCATATGCGGTTCTGGGGTCTAGATTCAGGGATACGGCATAG TGTTGGTGGGGGAGATTACGGATCTGTAAGGGTAGGCACTTACATGGGAAGGAAGATGATCAAGTGTGCAGCATCAGATTTAGTTTCAGAATCCTTAGCTTCAGAGGCCCCTGTTGAGTCTGGTTGTCATAAAGAAAATGCTACGGGTCTACTGAAATCTGAAGCTGCACTGGAGTATTTGTGCAACATACCGCCTCACAG ATATGAAGCTGCTTATGCAAAAGACATTCCAGAGGCGATCAGTGGAGATGCATTTTTAGAGAAATATGGAGATCACAATGACACAGTGACAGTCATTGATCCTAAAAGATCTTACAGTGTGAAGGCTCCTACTAGACATCCCATATATGAAAACTTCCGTGTTGAG ACCTTCAAAACATTGTTAGCAGCAGGTAGTACTGATGAGCAGTTGTCAGCCCTCGGTGAACTTATGTACCAG TGCCACAACAGCTACAGCGCGTGTGGCCTTGGTTCTGATGGGACTGACAGACTAGTTAATCTGGTACAAGAAATGCAACATAGGACAATATCAAAAGGTGGAAGCCCTAGTCTATTTGGCGCAAAGATCACCGGTGGAGGCTCTGGTGGCACAATTTGTGTCATTGGGAAGAACTGTTCAAGGAGCAGCGAAGAGATCGTAGAG ATTCAGCAGAGGTACAAGGCTGCTACAGGGTACCTGCCCATCCTTTTCGACGGGTTGTCTCCAGGAGCTGCGAAGTTTGGCTACCTGAAAATCCGGTGGCGGCATTCCTAG
- the LOC120702287 gene encoding protein ALP1-like, with protein sequence MDKKTKAVICAAAAHMLLSMVAVIIQSRKRKRGERTAGITYGPMEERDRMRIEYLNNKIWRDDTVCVNMLRFNRDKFFRLCSLFRDRGLLKDTIHVCVEQQVGMFLNTVGHNLRNRLVGTNFDRSGETVSRYFNKVLHAIGQLRGELIKPPSLDTPSKIAGNYRWDPYFKDCIGAIDGTHVRASVPKYIENSFRGRKSHATQNIMAAVDFDLRFTYVLAGWEGAAHDALVLRDALECENGLRVPQGNGCS encoded by the exons ATGGATAAGAAGACCAAGGCTGTAATTTGCGCTGCTGCTGCACACATGTTGTTATCAATGGTGGCCGTGATTATTCAGTCTAGAAAACGTAAACGGGGTGAAAGGACTGCTGGTATTACCTATGGGCCTATGGAGGAAAGGGATAGGATGAGAATAGAATACCTAAACAATAAAATTTGGAGGGATGACACAGTTTGTGTGAACATGTTAAGATTTAATAGAGACAAATTCTTTCGGTTGTGCAGTCTTTTTAGAGATCGTGGTTTGCTTAAAGATACCATTCACGTGTGTGTTGAGCAACAAGTGGGCATGTTTCTAAATACAGTGGGACACAACCTTAGGAATAGGTTAGTTGGAACTAATTTTGATAGATCGGGAGAAACAGTTAGCCGTTATTTCAACAAAGTACTCCATGCTATTGGTCAGTTACGGGGGGAATTAATTAAACCCCCATCCTTGGACACTCCAAGCAAAATTGCAGGGAACTACAGATGGGATCCATACTTTAAG gaTTGTATTGGAGCAATTGATGGTACACATGTAAGAGCATCTGTTCCTAAGTATATTGAGAATTCATTTCGTGGTAGGAAGTCTCATGCCACACAAAATATTATGGCAGCCGTTGATTTTGATCTACGATTCACTTATGTCTTGGCTGGTTGGGAGGGGGCAGCACACGATGCTCTAGTTTTACGAGATGCTTTAGAATGCGAGAATGGTCTTCGTGTTCCACAAG GCAATGGATGCAGCTGA
- the LOC120704402 gene encoding L-arabinokinase-like isoform X1: protein MASAGGADPSPPPRPLVFAFYLTGHGFGHATRAVEVVRHLVAAGHEVHVATAVPEFVFTAEVRSPRLRIRRVLLDCGAVQADALTVDPLATLEKYRETAVVPRESILRAESEWLSSIKADLVVSDVVPVVCRAAADMGVRSVCIANFSWDFIYAEYIMEAGYHDRSIVWQIAEDYAHCDILLRLPGYGPMPAFRNVIDVPLVVRGLRKSRSEVRKELGLEENAKVLVFNFGGQPAGWKLKQEWLPDGWICLVCGASNSQDVPPNFIKLAKDAYTPDVLAASDCMLGKIGYGAASEVLAYKLPLVFVRRDYFNEEPFLRNLLEHYQNSIEMIRSDFLTGHWKPYLLRALTLRPCYNGPINGGEVVAQILQDTAIGKECISDKFSGARRLQDAIVSGYQRQRAPGRDVRIPDWYSLSETETGAGPTSKNVAINETAASRCFEDFEILHGDLQGLTDTMDFLKSLSELNRNILESSEKQYQERTAASVLFDWEKEIYIARAPGRLDVMGGIADYSGSLVLQMPLREACHVALQRNHPTKQNLWKHTRARQLENAGLAPVIQIVSFGSELSNRAPTFDMGLSDFMDGEKPISYEKAREFFCQNPSQKWAAYVAGTILVLMTELGVQFTDSISILVSSAVPEGKGVSSSASVEVATMSAIASAYGLNINPRDLALLCQKVENHVVGAPCGVMDQMASACGEANKLLAMVCQPAEVKELVSIPTHMRFWGLDSGIRHSVGGGDYGSVRVGTYMGRKMIKCAASDLVSESLASEAPVESGCHKENATGLLKSEAALEYLCNIPPHRYEAAYAKDIPEAISGDAFLEKYGDHNDTVTVIDPKRSYSVKAPTRHPIYENFRVETFKTLLAAGSTDEQLSALGELMYQCHNSYSACGLGSDGTDRLVNLVQEMQHRTISKGGSPSLFGAKITGGGSGGTICVIGKNCSRSSEEIVEIQQRYKAATGYLPILFDGLSPGAAKFGYLKIRWRHS from the exons ATGGCATCCGCCGGTGGCGCCgacccctccccgccgccgcgaccccTGGTCTTCGCCTTCTATCTCACTGGCCACGGCTTTGGCCACGCCACCCGCGCCGTCGAG GTGGTGCGGCACCTGGTCGCGGCGGGGCACGAGGTGCACGTGGCGACGGCCGTGCCGGAGTTCGTCTTCACCGCCGAGGTGCGGTCCCCGCGCCTCCGCATCCGCAGGGTCCTGCTCGACTGCGGCGCCGTCCAGGCCGACGCGCTCACCGTCGACCCCCTCGCTACCCTGGAGAAG TATCGTGAGACGGCCGTGGTGCCCCGCGAGTCGATCCTGAGGGCCGAGTCCGAGTGGCTGAGCTCCATCAAGGCGGACCTAGTG GTCTCGGATGTTGTTCCTGTGGTGTGCAGGGCGGCTGCAGATATGGGCGTCCGCTCTGTATGCATTGCGAATTTTAG TTGGGACTTCATATATGCTGAATACATCATGGAGGCTGGATATCATGACCGTTCTATTGTTTGGCAG ATAGCAGAGGATTATGCCCATTGTGACATCTTACTTCGATTACCTGGATATGGCCCAA TGCCGGCTTTCCGCAATGTCATTGATGTGCCTCTCGTCGTAAGAGGATTGCGCAAATCTAGATCCGAG GTGAGGAAGGAACTTGGACTTGAGGAGAATGCTAAGGTGCTCGTTTTTAATTTTGGGGGACAG CCAGCAGGATGGAAACTGAAGCAAGAATGGCTCCCTGATGGCTGGATCTGTTTG GTATGTGGTGCCTCTAATTCTCAAGATGTTCCACCGAACTTCATTAAGCTTGCGAAAGATGCATACACACCTGATGTTCTAGCAGCATCTGACTGCATGCTTG GAAAAATTGGATATGGAGCTGCAAGTGAGGTCTTGGCCTATAAGCTGCCACTTGTGTTTGTTCGCAGAGATTACTTTAACGAAGAGCCATTTTTGCGAAATTTGCTTGAG CACTACCAAAACAGCATTGAGATGATCAGAAGTGATTTTCTTACTGGACACTGGAAACCTTACTTGCTTCGTGCTCTCACACTTCGACCATGCTACAATGGCCCGATAAATGGTGGCgag GTGGTTGCCCAGATCCTCCAGGACACTGCTATAGGAAAGGAATGTATTTCTGATAAA TTTAGTGGTGCAAGAAGACTGCAAGATGCCATAGTGTCAGGGTACCAACGTCAAAGGGCTCCTGGGAGAGATGTACGCATTCCTGACTGGTACTCTCTATCTGAGACAGAAACTGGTGCTGGTCCGACCTCAAAAAATGTTGCAATAAATGAAACTGCAGCGTC CAGATGTTTTGAAGACTTTGAGATACTCCACGGGGACCTGCAAGGATTAACAGATACAATGGACTTCTTGAAGAGCTTATCTGAACTTAACAGAAATATTTTGGAGAGCTCTGAGAAGCAATACCAAGAGAGAACTGCTGCATCTGTTCTCTTTGACTGGGAG AAGGAAATATATATAGCAAGGGCGCCTGGACGTTTAGATGTCATGGGTGGCATTGCTGATTATTCGGGGAGCCTTGTTCTGCAG ATGCCCCTTCGGGAAGCCTGCCATGTTGCTCTTCAGAGAAACCACCCGACCAAGCAGAACCTTTGGAAACACACACGAGCAAGGCAGCTGGAGAATGCAGGCCTGGCACCTGTGATACAGATT GTATCATTTGGTTCTGAGCTAAGTAACCGTGCCCCAACTTTCGATATGGGCCTGTCAGATTTTATGGATGGTGAAAAACCAATATCCTATGAGAAAGCCAGAGAGTTTTTCTGTCAGAATCCATCCCAAAA ATGGGCTGCCTATGTTGCTGGAACAATTCTAGTTTTGATGACTGAGCTTGGTGTCCAGTTCACTGACAGCATTAGCATTCTG GTTTCATCTGCTGTACCGGAAGGCAAAGGTGTTTCTTCTTCTGCATCAGTGGAGGTTGCTACAATGTCTGCTATTGCCTCTGCCTATG GTTTAAACATCAACCCTAGGgatcttgctttactttgtcAGAAG gttgAGAATCATGTTGTTGGAGCTCCTTGTGGGGTAATGGATCAAATGGCATCCGCATGTGGAGAAGCTAACAAACTCCTTGCCATGGTTTGCCAG CCTGCAGAAGTGAAGGAATTGGTTAGCATACCAACTCATATGCGGTTCTGGGGTCTAGATTCAGGGATACGGCATAG TGTTGGTGGGGGAGATTACGGATCTGTAAGGGTAGGCACTTACATGGGAAGGAAGATGATCAAGTGTGCAGCATCAGATTTAGTTTCAGAATCCTTAGCTTCAGAGGCCCCTGTTGAGTCTGGTTGTCATAAAGAAAATGCTACGGGTCTACTGAAATCTGAAGCTGCACTGGAGTATTTGTGCAACATACCGCCTCACAG ATATGAAGCTGCTTATGCAAAAGACATTCCAGAGGCGATCAGTGGAGATGCATTTTTAGAGAAATATGGAGATCACAATGACACAGTGACAGTCATTGATCCTAAAAGATCTTACAGTGTGAAGGCTCCTACTAGACATCCCATATATGAAAACTTCCGTGTTGAG ACCTTCAAAACATTGTTAGCAGCAGGTAGTACTGATGAGCAGTTGTCAGCCCTCGGTGAACTTATGTACCAG TGCCACAACAGCTACAGCGCGTGTGGCCTTGGTTCTGATGGGACTGACAGACTAGTTAATCTGGTACAAGAAATGCAACATAGGACAATATCAAAAGGTGGAAGCCCTAGTCTATTTGGCGCAAAGATCACCGGTGGAGGCTCTGGTGGCACAATTTGTGTCATTGGGAAGAACTGTTCAAGGAGCAGCGAAGAGATCGTAGAG ATTCAGCAGAGGTACAAGGCTGCTACAGGGTACCTGCCCATCCTTTTCGACGGGTTGTCTCCAGGAGCTGCGAAGTTTGGCTACCTGAAAATCCGGTGGCGGCATTCCTAG
- the LOC120702286 gene encoding uncharacterized protein LOC120702286: MSAFMLTHLCNLVATGLKTSKGFKKVHLNACARAINEKFNTMCTGEQVKNHLKTWQKRFAKITRLKKLSAALFDEDNCMITLDAEHYNNHIQDHKADAEFFNKPLLHYREMETIFGNSMATRNFAKDSSAPLGRDDNDADSQEAEDTGYDASECTTQGATSTASRPSKRAKLAEIKEEGMIGVVKSVGKDLANAIQMVAHPDDLPPDLFPMLQSMPGFNSAHISYYFHYLVANPSIGRVSTPCHGRTS, translated from the exons ATGTCCGCTTTCATGCTCACTCACCTCTGTAATTTGGTGGCTACTGGCTTGAAGACATCGAAGGGCTTTAAGAAGGTCCATCTCAATGCTTGTGCTAGGGCTATCAATGAGAAGTTCAACACTATGTGCACGGGTGAGCAAGTCAAGAAccatttgaaaacatggcagaAAAGGTTTGCAAAGATAACTAGACTTAAGAAGTTGAGTGCTGCACTATTTGATGAAGATAATTGCATGATTACTCTTGACGCTGAGCACTACAATAACCATATTCAG GATCATAAGGCTGATGCTGAGTTCTTTAACAAGCCCCTCCTGCACTATAGAGAGATGGAAACAATATTTGGAAATAGCATGGCCACAAGAAACTTTGCAAAGGACTCAAGTGCACCCCTAGGAAGAGACGATAATGATGCTGACAGCCAAGAGGCGGAGGATACTGGATATGATGCAAGTGAATGTACTACTCAAGGGGCAACATCTACTGCTAGCAGACCTAGCAAGAGGGCAAAGTTAGCTGAAATCAAAGAGGAGGGGATGATTGGTGTTGTCAAAAGTGTAGGTAAAGACCTTGCAAATGCTATACAAATGGTTGCTCATCCGGATGACCTGCCACCAGACCTATTTCCAATGTTGCAGAGCATGCCTGGTTTCAATTCAGCCCACATATCTTATTACTTCCATTATTTGGTTGCGAACCCTAGCATTGGTAGAGTTTCTACACCCTGCCATGGGAGAACAAGTTAG